The following are encoded together in the Dyella terrae genome:
- the rpoE gene encoding RNA polymerase sigma factor RpoE — translation MGENELDSALVERVQQGDKRAFDVLVRKYQHKVIGLVSRYVKNYAECEDVAQEAFIRAWRAIASFRGESAFYTWLYKIAVNTAKNHLVALGRRPPADDIAIDDAAFLPGADRMHESATPERELMRQEIEQTVFSTVQALPEELRTAITLREVDGLSYEEIAEAMGCPIGTVRSRIFRAREAIDEKLRPLLSDREDKTP, via the coding sequence ATGGGCGAAAACGAACTGGACAGTGCGCTGGTCGAGCGCGTCCAACAGGGTGACAAGCGGGCCTTCGATGTATTGGTGCGCAAGTACCAGCACAAGGTCATCGGCTTGGTTTCCCGGTATGTGAAGAACTACGCCGAGTGCGAGGACGTGGCCCAGGAGGCATTCATTCGTGCCTGGAGGGCCATTGCGTCCTTCCGTGGCGAGAGTGCTTTCTATACCTGGCTGTACAAAATTGCCGTGAACACGGCCAAGAACCATCTGGTAGCCCTGGGGCGTCGCCCGCCGGCCGACGACATCGCCATTGACGATGCCGCTTTTCTGCCCGGCGCGGACCGCATGCACGAGAGCGCCACCCCCGAGCGCGAGCTCATGCGACAGGAAATTGAACAAACGGTGTTTTCCACTGTCCAAGCGCTGCCTGAGGAATTGCGGACCGCGATCACCCTGCGTGAAGTGGACGGCCTCAGCTACGAGGAAATCGCCGAGGCGATGGGTTGTCCGATCGGTACGGTTCGTTCACGTATTTTTCGGGCGCGCGAAGCTATCGATGAAAAGTTGCGGCCGCTATTGTCTGACCGCGAGGACAAGACCCCATGA
- a CDS encoding putative bifunctional diguanylate cyclase/phosphodiesterase produces the protein MASPAGILVVAAQRELRRALFDAFDRDGHFVVHSARDATHAGILLEGRAPLALIVMVFEGDGREAMAGIEVLRGMPACVGAPILAVLDDGAVLKPNVLPAGVADWLYASQIEHELLSRWQRVHRMAVRLDGAESGSASGDSDYRFAFEEIDAEWLIVDPARGLLFDYSPTVARNSGLGDHELRGRPVKELLAFTDTTVEQVIAEGSRQWHSGRRRSSRGADSGEVSARAVRHAGRDAVALMFRSDRAGARAEVALALLARMFASGGGDEGIAEAARLLYEEVGLDYVAVWSARPDEGGAPIQLVQHWRGDEQLWPGPHLQSSLRLVLSGQAMLHQADAARLAPMDPLLAQLGLAGFAGWPLQDERRTVLGALLIGTRQPLPSLAIVQPVLRVAASRFAHALELRHTREQGRAEGLLDALTGLPNRLLFNDRLDTVMREANRTGECFALLFVDLDRFKTINDTLGHAVGDQVLLTTTQRLRSTVRASDTVARYAGDEFVVILRHIVKNEDVLRIAEKIVQVMGAPLRIDDGTELQVTASIGVSFFPDDAPDADTLLKHADEAMYAAKSLGRNNYQIFEGSAEQSQQQNLALKSGLRHAEHKGELRVFYQPQVDAVTEDIVGMEALVRWEHPELGFIGPGFFIPLAEETGLIVSIGEWVLRAACRHAQEWERRFGLGLRLGVNLSAVQLMQPNLLEIVVAALDESGLDANLLEMEITESISIKAAPNLVENLQGLHRLGVRIAIDDFGTGAASLDYLRKLPADRIKIDQSFVKNIGVDPDDEAIVRATIEMAHRLKRGVVAEGVETEQHMEFLRANHCDELQGYLFCRPLPQPVFEKLLLERQRLLAGVGETAA, from the coding sequence ATGGCGAGTCCTGCAGGCATTCTCGTCGTTGCGGCACAGCGTGAGCTGCGTCGTGCCCTGTTCGATGCGTTCGATCGTGACGGGCATTTCGTGGTGCATTCCGCGCGTGACGCTACGCATGCGGGCATCCTGCTGGAAGGTCGGGCACCGCTGGCGTTGATCGTCATGGTTTTCGAGGGCGATGGTCGCGAGGCCATGGCCGGTATCGAGGTGTTGCGCGGCATGCCAGCCTGCGTCGGCGCGCCCATACTTGCCGTGCTTGATGATGGCGCCGTGCTGAAGCCGAACGTGTTGCCGGCAGGTGTCGCGGACTGGCTGTACGCCTCGCAGATCGAGCACGAACTGCTCTCGCGCTGGCAGCGCGTGCATCGCATGGCGGTGCGCCTGGATGGTGCGGAGAGCGGCTCGGCCTCCGGAGACAGTGACTACCGGTTTGCCTTTGAAGAGATCGATGCCGAGTGGCTGATCGTCGACCCGGCGCGGGGGCTGCTCTTCGATTACAGCCCCACAGTTGCGCGCAACAGCGGGCTGGGCGATCACGAATTGCGCGGGCGTCCCGTCAAGGAACTGCTGGCGTTTACCGACACGACAGTGGAGCAGGTGATTGCCGAAGGTTCGCGCCAATGGCATTCGGGGCGGCGGCGTTCCTCGCGCGGAGCGGACTCTGGTGAGGTCAGTGCGCGCGCCGTGCGACACGCGGGCCGCGACGCGGTCGCCTTGATGTTCCGTAGCGATCGCGCGGGAGCGCGCGCTGAGGTGGCTCTGGCCTTACTTGCCCGCATGTTTGCTTCCGGCGGGGGTGACGAAGGGATAGCCGAGGCGGCGCGCTTGTTGTACGAGGAGGTGGGGTTGGACTATGTGGCCGTATGGTCGGCCCGCCCCGATGAGGGCGGCGCACCCATACAGCTCGTGCAGCACTGGCGTGGCGACGAACAGCTTTGGCCCGGGCCGCATCTGCAAAGCTCGCTGCGACTGGTGCTCTCTGGTCAGGCCATGCTGCACCAGGCCGACGCGGCACGCCTGGCGCCGATGGATCCCTTACTTGCCCAGCTGGGCCTGGCCGGCTTCGCCGGATGGCCCTTGCAGGACGAGCGTCGCACCGTACTTGGGGCGTTGCTGATAGGCACCCGCCAGCCGTTGCCATCGTTGGCGATCGTGCAGCCGGTATTGCGCGTCGCAGCGTCGCGCTTCGCCCATGCATTGGAACTGCGCCACACGCGCGAGCAGGGGCGCGCTGAGGGCCTGCTCGATGCGCTGACGGGTCTGCCAAATCGCCTGCTTTTCAATGATCGCCTCGATACCGTGATGCGGGAGGCCAACCGCACCGGCGAATGCTTCGCGCTGCTGTTCGTCGACCTTGACCGCTTCAAGACCATCAACGACACCCTCGGCCATGCCGTGGGCGATCAGGTGTTGCTCACCACCACGCAGCGGCTGCGCAGCACCGTGCGCGCGTCCGATACCGTGGCGCGCTACGCGGGTGATGAGTTCGTGGTGATCCTCCGACACATCGTGAAGAACGAGGATGTGCTGCGCATTGCCGAAAAGATCGTGCAGGTGATGGGTGCGCCATTGCGCATTGATGACGGCACGGAGCTGCAGGTGACGGCGTCCATCGGTGTGAGCTTCTTCCCGGACGACGCGCCGGACGCCGATACCCTGCTCAAGCACGCGGATGAGGCTATGTATGCCGCCAAGAGTCTGGGTCGCAACAACTACCAGATCTTCGAGGGCAGTGCCGAACAGTCGCAGCAACAGAATCTCGCGTTGAAGTCCGGCTTGCGGCACGCCGAGCATAAGGGTGAGCTGCGCGTGTTCTACCAGCCGCAGGTGGATGCGGTCACGGAGGACATCGTGGGCATGGAGGCGCTGGTGCGCTGGGAGCACCCGGAGCTTGGCTTTATTGGTCCGGGCTTCTTCATTCCGCTGGCGGAGGAAACGGGTCTGATCGTTTCCATCGGCGAGTGGGTGCTGCGTGCGGCCTGCCGGCACGCGCAGGAATGGGAGCGTCGCTTCGGTCTGGGCCTGCGCCTTGGCGTGAACCTGTCGGCGGTGCAGCTCATGCAGCCCAACCTGCTGGAGATAGTGGTGGCGGCCCTGGACGAAAGCGGACTGGACGCCAATCTGCTGGAAATGGAGATCACCGAGAGCATCAGCATCAAGGCGGCGCCGAATCTGGTGGAGAACCTGCAGGGTTTGCATCGCCTGGGCGTGCGCATCGCTATCGACGACTTCGGCACCGGCGCTGCTTCTTTGGACTACCTGCGCAAGCTGCCCGCCGACCGCATCAAGATCGACCAGAGTTTCGTGAAGAACATCGGCGTCGATCCCGACGACGAGGCCATCGTCCGCGCCACCATCGAGATGGCGCATCGCCTCAAGCGGGGCGTGGTGGCCGAGGGTGTGGAGACGGAGCAGCATATGGAGTTCCTGCGCGCCAATCATTGCGACGAACTACAGGGCTACCTGTTCTGTCGCCCGCTGCCTCAGCCGGTCTTCGAAAAGCTGTTGCTGGAGCGCCAGCGCCTGCTCGCCGGGGTGGGTGAAACCGCCGCCTGA